One segment of Gloeocapsa sp. PCC 73106 DNA contains the following:
- a CDS encoding DUF433 domain-containing protein, with the protein MTWISNGQPAIIRTERGLTIAGTRITLYDVMDYLKAEYPSKFIRDTFNLTDAQLGAVLSYIETHQRDIEAEYQGVLKVTEEIHDYWKEYNRERFAQIPTISERTGYETVRSKLQERKAQREAQK; encoded by the coding sequence ATGACTTGGATATCTAACGGTCAGCCTGCTATTATTCGTACCGAGCGCGGATTAACCATTGCTGGGACTCGCATTACTCTTTATGATGTCATGGATTATCTTAAGGCTGAATATCCTTCTAAGTTCATCCGTGATACGTTTAACCTAACGGATGCTCAACTGGGTGCGGTTCTTTCCTACATTGAAACGCATCAGAGAGATATTGAAGCCGAGTACCAGGGGGTTTTAAAAGTTACAGAAGAAATACACGATTATTGGAAGGAATATAATCGTGAGCGATTTGCTCAAATACCTACTATCTCTGAAAGAACGGGATATGAAACGGTCCGATCTAAACTCCAGGAGCGAAAAGCGCAAAGAGAAGCCCAAAAGTAA